A stretch of DNA from Phycisphaerae bacterium:
TGTACTGGGCGCGAAGATCGTCGTTGGTCGGGTCGTCGGCCAGCCATTTTCGGGCGGCTTCAACGGCCTCGTCTCGGCGCTCGGCCAGTTGCAGCGCCGCGAGGTAAAGGCCCCGACGAGCGCTGTCGGTCGGCGCCAGGTCCAGCCAGCCTTTCGCCACTTCGACGGCGTCGTCGCCGCGATGATCGAGGAACAGGACCTCCAGCAGTCGGCGGACAAACAACTCCCGGCCTTCCTTGAGATCGTCCCGCGCCGCGAGCGCCTTCAGACGCTGGGCCGCGTCAACGAAATCCGCACGGGCGATCGCCAGTTCGGCCATTCGCTGTAGCAACGCGGGATCGCGCGGTCGCAGCGTCATCAAGGCTGTCGTCGTAGCCGCGGCGCCCTCAAAATCCAGAAGCTTGATCTGGTAATCGGATTTCCTTTTCATGGCCCGCGGATGCTCAGGTGCGATGGCCAGCGCCGCGTTCGCCTGCCGAAGCGCCGCCTCGTAGTCGCTAATGGCCTCGTAACTCATCGCCAGGTCGATGTACGTCTCCGGATCTCTCGGGTATTCCTTGACAATCTCCCCCAGTGCTTCCGAGTAACGCTTCAGGCGCGCCTCACCTGTCAATTCGCGGCTCGTTGCGAATTCCATCAGGGAACCGCAGCGCCGCGCCGCCGCCGTCCCAGCCTGACCCAGCCGCTCAAAGTCAGAAAAATATTCCTTGGCCTTTTGCAGCTTCCCTGAGTTGATATAGAGCCGCACGAGCTGTTCGCGGGCCCTTTCATGTTTGGGCTCCACGTCGTCCACGATGCGTCGGTAGATCTGCTCGCAGCGCAGAACCTCGCCGCGGCGCTCGGCGGATTCGGCCAGGCGAACGAGCGGTTCGGCGGACTTGCGATCGAGTCGAAACGACTCCAGGAGGGCCGTTTCCGCGTCCTGGAACTTGTCGAGCGCTTCGAGGGCCGTGCCCTTGACCAGATAAACGGATGCGTCGGCGAGGCCGTTGTCGATGGCGTCCTCCGCGTGCTGGGCGGCCTCTTCCCATCGCTTTTGCTCCGCGGCAATGGTCGCCAGAAGAACGTGCGCCGGGCCGAAGTCTTTGTCCAATCGTAGAGACTCCTGGAGCGACTGTTGGGAATTGGGGATGTCCTTGCTGGCCCAATAGATAAGGGCAACGAGGTAACGCAGGACGGGATTTTCTGGTTCCTGAACCGCGTTTTGTAACGCAGTCAAGAGCGCCTTTTCCCTGTCCCGCGCGATGAAAGATGATATTAAGGTCACGGCGTCCTGGTAGGTGCTGGGATGGCTGCGGAGTGCGCCGGCCATGATCGCCACTGCTGAGTGAAATTCCTTTTGGTCAAGATGCAGCCCGGCCAGAAGGTAGGCGGCTTCCGACTCGTCCGGTGAATCTTCAATCACGCGGGTCAAAATCTCCGTGGCCTCGGCGGTCTTTTTGCGGTCGAGGAGCAACCTGGCGAGGCGCTTCCGCATCTCCGTCGATTGGGCCTGTCGGGCGAGTTCGACCAATTCGGCATCGAAGCGCTCCGGCGCCTTGGAAAGCTCGCATACTTCCTTCAGAAGATCCAGGGCCGACGCATCATCCGGCTTCTCCGTTAGCGCCTTTCGGGCCTGTTCGACGGCCTCGGCCGTCCGACCGCCGCGGGCCAGCGCCAGCGCGAGGCGTTTGCGAAGATTCGGGTCCTCCGGGTTCTCGGCCGCGGCGCGTTCGTACGCCGCAATCGCGCGATCAAACGCGCCGAGTTTTTCATGAAGCTCTCCGATCATGACGGAGAGCTTGGCGCGGTACAGCAGCATCGCTTCGTTCAGTTCGTGATACTCGCGCATTTCTTTGGTCGGCTGCGCCGTCAACGCTGCGAACGCCTCCAGTTCCTCGGCTGCCGCCGAAAAGTAACCCACCTCTTTTAGCGCCAATGCCAGGGACAGGTGCGCGAGCGCCACCTCCGGATTGTTGGACGAGGACTGACCGGCCAGGATCGCGGTGCGGAACGCGGCAATCGCCTCGTCAAAGCGCCGGTCCTGAAGCGCGACCTCTCCCAGCAGGCGATGAATCGCCGGATCGCGCGGCCGGTCTTTGAGGGCCTCTTTAAGATGACTTTCAGCCAGCGACGCATTGCCGTACTGCATCGCCGCGCGGGCCAGAAGCACTCGTGCCTCGGCGAGGCGCGGATCAATTTCCAGGGCCTTCTCCAGCGCCGCCGTCGCATCCGCCCAGAGCCGTTCGTCAAACCGCTCCTGACCCGTCCGGAGATAGCGCTGCGCCTGCGGAACCGGCTCGGCGGGCCCCGTCGTTGTTTCCGGGGGCAATTGCGGCGCCGGCGTGATCTGTTCAAGCCGCAGGTGTGCCCTCGGCGGCGCCGGTTCGGGACGCTGCGTTTGGGCGGCGGCCGGTTGCTGACACGATGCGGCCGTCAGGGCCAGGAGACTAATCAGGGAAAGACTGAGAGGTCGTCGAATACGTCGAATCATGGCCAAAACGTCCTCCGAAACGCGTTGCCGGATTCTAGGACAAAACTCCCGCCCGCGCCATGGCGGTGATCGAAGGCGCTGGAACTCGAGAACTCGGTTCGAAAGGGCTACAGCGATTCTTCCGGCAGCGCGCCGCGGGTGATCTGCAAAGCGCGGTTGCCCCGGAGCTTCCCGAGACGGCCGGCGAACTTGTTTCGCCCCTCGATGCGAACGACAAAATCCCGTTCGACCAGCTTCTCCAGCTTGATGACATCGCCGGGGGCCAGCGAGAGAAGGTCCGCCACGGTCATCTGTGTTTCACCGAGATAGGCCCGCAGATCGACGTCGGCGCGGTGCAGGGTTTGCGTAACGCGGCGTACTTCGCCTTTCGCGCTGGCCACGCCGGGACGGACCTGCCAGCTTTGCGTCGCCAGCTTGCCCACGACCGGCTCGATGACGTTGAAGGGCAGGCAGAGGCTCATGGTGCCGGCGCGCGAGCCGACCTTGATCTCGAAGCCGATGACCACGACGACTTCGTTCGGGGCCACGATCTGCACCATGTGCGGGTTGCTCTCGGTCCCGGCAATCTCAAAGCGAACGTCGAGCAATTCCGACCACGCCTCGGAAAG
This window harbors:
- a CDS encoding tetratricopeptide repeat protein; translation: MIRRIRRPLSLSLISLLALTAASCQQPAAAQTQRPEPAPPRAHLRLEQITPAPQLPPETTTGPAEPVPQAQRYLRTGQERFDERLWADATAALEKALEIDPRLAEARVLLARAAMQYGNASLAESHLKEALKDRPRDPAIHRLLGEVALQDRRFDEAIAAFRTAILAGQSSSNNPEVALAHLSLALALKEVGYFSAAAEELEAFAALTAQPTKEMREYHELNEAMLLYRAKLSVMIGELHEKLGAFDRAIAAYERAAAENPEDPNLRKRLALALARGGRTAEAVEQARKALTEKPDDASALDLLKEVCELSKAPERFDAELVELARQAQSTEMRKRLARLLLDRKKTAEATEILTRVIEDSPDESEAAYLLAGLHLDQKEFHSAVAIMAGALRSHPSTYQDAVTLISSFIARDREKALLTALQNAVQEPENPVLRYLVALIYWASKDIPNSQQSLQESLRLDKDFGPAHVLLATIAAEQKRWEEAAQHAEDAIDNGLADASVYLVKGTALEALDKFQDAETALLESFRLDRKSAEPLVRLAESAERRGEVLRCEQIYRRIVDDVEPKHERAREQLVRLYINSGKLQKAKEYFSDFERLGQAGTAAARRCGSLMEFATSRELTGEARLKRYSEALGEIVKEYPRDPETYIDLAMSYEAISDYEAALRQANAALAIAPEHPRAMKRKSDYQIKLLDFEGAAATTTALMTLRPRDPALLQRMAELAIARADFVDAAQRLKALAARDDLKEGRELFVRRLLEVLFLDHRGDDAVEVAKGWLDLAPTDSARRGLYLAALQLAERRDEAVEAARKWLADDPTNDDLRAQYIGQLIGAKRYVEGQQRVLAWMASDADDPPLLRLLIRLFWAGRQWDSAIELAQSAAEEVEQREAYEAMLGHTQRLARRFDKAIEFYREQAGRLDSDLTLIDVLIDAERFTEAEDLALSRLAPAPPPRPDERGVDILALLAVRGSLVRIYQLMGREDQAAQQLEEILKTLPPDSGQPGAPFFDRFVGINNDLGYTWADAGRRMDEAEKMIRFAVGEKPTTGAYVDSLGWVLYKRGQFDEAIVHLRRAIRLSDSEDAVLFDHLADALYRKGDVAEARENWEKALKVHKPDDLSPPNAEDRRVLAGIREKLKALDQEREAPVAPLAKKEASSRPADRLPRPRADAPLTTSRPFKKPLPLSPRQ
- the fliM gene encoding flagellar motor switch protein FliM, with product MTEILDQSEVDALLAAVSTTPTGEAGGTAPRSPDPALEAVVYDFKRPERVSKDQMRSLQAIHEGFARNFGASLSAFLRTIVETRVATTEQLTYSEFIHSLPSPTCFTLISAPQLSGQICLEISPLIVFPIVDRLLGGSNADIFIPQRPLTFIESRLVHRLLERAMINLSEAWSELLDVRFEIAGTESNPHMVQIVAPNEVVVVIGFEIKVGSRAGTMSLCLPFNVIEPVVGKLATQSWQVRPGVASAKGEVRRVTQTLHRADVDLRAYLGETQMTVADLLSLAPGDVIKLEKLVERDFVVRIEGRNKFAGRLGKLRGNRALQITRGALPEESL